In Fusarium oxysporum f. sp. lycopersici 4287 chromosome 9, whole genome shotgun sequence, the genomic stretch CAGTGGAGAGTGGGAGTATATCAAGCGGCGCGACTCTGAGTCTTTGGGCCTTCACTCAAGACTTAACTCCATTGATAGTCTCCAGCCCGATGCGGGCCTGTCGACGCCGTGTCACTCTCCAACTATTGAAATGCCAAAACCTGTGGCAAAGCTTGAGAGAGTCCTCTTCAAATCTGATGGGCAGAGGCGTGCGATGGCAAATTCCGATATGTAAGCATAGCATTCGGATTCATGATGTCTGAGTTCTCACACTTGGTTTCCTGATTTACACATGCGGACGTTTTTGTTGGCGCTAGAGGCAGTATCATGAGCCGGCTCTGGCGTTTAACTTGAGTGGTGATTACATTCTGATTTTGCGCCAATCACGCGGTACACGGCGAGGGCTTAGACAGCAATAGACTCCTTCAAGACTACGTGAATTAGGTAGGTAGTTATAGAGTGTAGTAAATCAAAACCTTCGGTTAACTCATAAGTTCAACATTCGGCCTTGCTTggtttcttctttatttttgTCTATCTTGTAAAGTCATCCTAGTTATGGAAACGTGTTTGTTCACATTGAATCATATCCACTTGATTTCGTTGCGTCCGTAGCCCTTTTTTGCTGCTCTAACCCTCGTGTTGTAGGTTTTCTTTAGACTCTTTGACATTACAGGAAGACCTCTAGATTGATCTCGAGAGTGCTGACAGGGTATCTATGAATATGTTAGCGATGTCACGTCGATACTGGTCGGCATGGGGGCTCACTTCAAATCAAACTTCTCCAACACGGTAGGGTGCAAGATGCCGAATTCGCCAATGCGTCTCTCTTTTCCACCAAGACGGAGATATACGGAAGCAGCATGGCCAGCGAAGAAGGTGGCAtcgtcaagctcctcaatcCAGTAACCATCAGGCTTGCTGGGGTTCTCCTTTACTTCAAAATCGACACTCTTGCCAGAAAGACCCTCCTCGTGGGTGAGGAAAGCAGTTCGAAGCATGAGAAGAACACGATCAAGCAGGCCATGGACCACCTCGAAACCGCTTGTTCGGCCGTACCAGGCGGCGGCGAAATGTCGCTCGTTACGAGCCTTGCGTTCTTGAGACTCATCCTTGAAGACAACGTCAGAGACCTCAAAGATCTTCATGGGCACGCTGTGGCCCTTGTTCTCGCGAATGGTCTTGAGAAGGCCAGGCAGAAGAGTTGATCGCACAACCTGATACTCGGCGGTCTTGGGGTTGGCCAGACGTACGACGGTATTTCCGTCATCCTTGCGGTTTAGCCAAGCGAAGTTCTCATCGTGACTACACAAGATCAGGGGCATAACCTCACTCCAGCCAGCAACGGCGGCCTCGATTCGGATAATATCACTGAGCTTGTTGACCAGCAGGGGGGCACCAACAGTAGCACTTCGTGAAGGAGCAGTACGAGGAAGGTTGTTGTATCCGTAGCACACAGCAAGATCTTCCATCACGTCACATTGATGAAGGACATCAGCTCGGGTTGGGGGAATAGCAACCTCGAGGATGTTGGAATCTTTTGTTGAAGGTGTAGAGGTGTAAGACATCTTGGAGAGAAGCTTGCACAGGCTCTCGGGAGACTCAGTGAGCCCAGTGCAGCTGTTGAGGTAGTCGATTTCAACCTCAGCAACTCTGGGCTTCAGGTTAGGAGTGACTCGGGTTTGGTTGTTATGGTCGGAATTGATCTGGACGGGCTCGACAGTGAAGGGCTCAGAGCAGTACATGGAGAACATGGTAACCATGATGTCGGTGACGATGTCGAGTTTGGTGAGGTCGGTGGCAGTGATCTCAATAAAGACGTTGGTGGTGTCAAGTGTAATCTTGGAGTGATCACCGTTGATAATTGGAGGAAGGGAACAGACAACACGGTTGGAGTCGTAGATCGCAGGGTAGACTGGTGAGTCGCGAATGATGTGGAGGAAGCGGCCCAGGTGCTTGTCATTCTCATAGAAGTTCATCAACTCGGCAGAGTCCATCTCCTTGGTCTGGTTCAAGGGGATGAACTTTATATCCTTGGGGGGGAGGGCCTCATAGGTGAAGGGACCTTTAATAGTATCATAGTCGTGGGTACCAATGGAGACTAGTGTTCGGTTTCGAGCAAGATTCTGGTGAAGCTTGTCTTGTAGAGAGATGAAGGACTCGTATCGGCTCTTGTCGAACTTGATATTGCGGAGGATAGCGCCAGAGACATATGGCCGGACCTGCTCAGCTTCGGGCTTGACGGTGATTGACTCAAGCTTGCCGCTTGCGGGCTCGACTATACGGTACTTGGGAGGCTCAATGCGTCCACGGAAGATATTGAGATTGGTGACAATACCCTCGAAGCAGAGCATATCATATCGGTTGGCGGgaatctcaatcttgagcTGAGGAGGCTCCTGTTCGCCGTTTACAATTGGACGCTCATCATTCTCAGTATCCTCGTCAAGCTCGATACCGAACTCGAAGCAAAGGTCCTCAAACTCCTCGGTCGTGAATCTGTTTTAAGAGGAACAAGAGCTGTCAGCACACGTATAGAGAGACCTGGGGCGCGAAGTCGGAGAGCTCATGGTGGGGGTTGAGATGAACAAGGAGGGGCATTCGCACTTTTGACCGAGGGCTTCGTAAAGCTTGTACTTGTCGACGGAAATGGTAGGCATGATGAAGCGGAGCCTCGAGCCTTGTTTGGTAAATTGTCCTTTTTCCGAAGAATCAGAGGCGAGAGGTGAGATTTCCGTCGAGCGTCGGACGTGGATTTGGGCGTGGATTGTACTGAGTCACAGGAAATTTTGGGGATGTAGGTAGTTCGGGTTGCATGCGACGATGCGATACTCGGGTACTCGACAAGACGCAGGGCCATAGTGCGCTGTGACGGTACCCCTCTAGCGGATTGGGTTTGGCGGGGTAAAAAGGGCGGATCATCTATACTCCATTCCCGACAAACTGTCAGGTACCGAGAAGCTTGCTTGAACTTCCAGTTCTTAATAGATAAGGTACCTGATGCCAGTGAGTTGACATTACAAGAACTGGCAGTTTATCCGGTAAATTAGACTACGTTAGACATCTTACCTTTGATCATGAACGACCATCTTGTCTGCATGGCACTCATCAACCTAAACCCAAGGTAAGTTGACAAACCAACAATAATACCGAGCTCGAACAGCTCTGAAACAATGTATTGTTGCGTCGAGAATTTGTCAAGGCCATTAGCTACCTACGCAGCCAAATTCCAAACATCAAATATATGCATAATGATGTCTGCACTGAGCTGGGAGTGGCGGGGCTTGGAGTTCAAGATTTCAAGGCTTGATCAGATATGATAGTGACGTCGGATGCGATCCTACAGAACCGATGCATCCTCAGAAGGTTTAATTTTTGTGCTCATACCCGTCCCGCGTGAACCGCAAGTACGCTCTCGGACATTGGTAAAGACGATATCGGTTCTGGTCTcagtcttggcttcaaaTATAATATTGCCATCCCCAGATTCAAGCCACAATGTACCTGAAGCGCCCTGACCGAAGGTGAGACTGAAAAGAGCTTGCCCCTCAAAAATCCATGTTCTCAGGGAAATGAGGAGCCACTTTGACCCCACTTCAGCCACATCTGAGCTACCATCCAGCCAGAGCTGCCCTGTCTGCGCTGTTCGCCCGGGGCATTGGGCGGTTGCCCCTCTCCAAGGCAGCGTTCCTAACAGGGCATCGGTCGCTGAACAACGAAGCATCGAAGTGAAGTGAAGCAACCTAACAATACTGCACCAGCCTCACTCACCTCCACTGACCAGCCGGCGAGAGACAAACATCCAGCTGCCTCTCCACATCCaccctcttctccctccCTCATCTATCGATTCACATGTCCACATCTCAAAACCTCGACAACCTTGCTGATTTAGGCCACGGATTTACCCCTTTAACTCTGCATCCAGAGTAACCCATTTTCTCTGCGCTGAGCGTATCTTACAGCTCTTAACCCCCCCTGCGTGACCTCGTCTGTGGCTCTCGTCTTTCAGCCAAAAATCGTGTGTTGGGACTCCTCAGCGCAAATCATTGCATCACCCaccagcacagcacagcacagcaccACTACCACTACCACTACCACTACCACTACCACTACCACACGCGATCCACCCGCAACCGCCAACCTTCCTCTCCCTCCCTCCTAACGATCATCTCGACTCATCTCGGACGCTGCCACTCATTTTCCTGATAAATCCGCGATCTTACCGCCCCGCTCGCCATGGCTGACGCGCCCAACTCTGGCGATGAGCTGTACCCTATCGCCGTCCTTATTGACGAGCTGAAGGTATGCTAGATTTGGCGGTGACGCCACGCTCCATCCCAACGCTTCCCCTTCCTGCGTGGTTGTCTTATCGCCAAGAAGCGAACAATTACACGTTCATTACTGACGCTCGATTCCTCTCCAGCACGATGATGTTTTGCTCCGTCTCAACGCCATCCACCGTCTCTCGACCATTGCTCTCGCTCTCGGCGCTGAACGAACCCGTGAGGAGCTTATCCCCTTCCTCGATGGTCAGTCTTCGATTAGCTCTCCCGCTTACCAATATGCGCTTTAAAAGCAAAGACGTCTCCTAACCTTGATACTATGCAGAGTCCgtggaggatgaagatgaggtcCTTGTTGCCCTGAGCGAGGAGCTTGGCGGCTTTGTCGAGTATGTCGGCGGTTCCCAGTGGGGTCACGTTCTGCTGTCTCCCCTCGAGAACCTCGCTTCTATCGAGGAGCCCGTCGTTCGCGACAAGGTAAACGAACACGCCGTTTTCTTTAATCGCCCTTCCTGACGCTGACTGTCAATGCAGGCCGTCGAGTCCCTGAACAAGATTTGCACCGAGctttcttctcaacaagtcGAGGAATATTTCATTCCCCTCACAATTCGCCTCGCCAAGGCCGATTGGTTCACATCAAAGGTTTCGGGATGCGGCCTCTTCACAACTCCTTATAACAAAGTCTCCCCACCCGTCCAAGAGCAGCTGCGCCAGCAGTTTGGCCTGCTGGTTCACGATGAGACACCCATGGTCCGTCGCCAGGCTGCCACCAATCTCGCCAAGTTTGTCAAGGAGATGCCCGCCACCATCGTTGTCGACGAAATGATACCCCTCTTCCAACACCTCGCGCAAGATGATCAGGATAGCGTCCGATTACTCACAGTCGAGGTTCTCATCTCTATTGCCGAAGCCGTTCCCCAAGGAGCAACAGGCCAGCCATGGTGTGTTGCTGACAGCTCTACGCAATTTGATAGAGGACAAGAGTTGGAGAGTCCGATACATGATCGCAGATCGGTTTGAGAAGGTTCACAATACCTGCCACTTCTTATTGTCGTTGCTGATGCTAATTTTTACAGATTGCTAAGGCGGTAGACGAGGAGGTTGTTTCTAGAGACCTCGTTCCCGCATTCGTAAAACTTCTCAAGGACAACGAGGCCGAGGTACGAACCGCTATTGCTGGCCAGATTCCCGGCTTCTGTGCTCTTGTGGATCGTAACGTGCTCCTCAACGACATCATGGGCAGCATTGAGGATCTTGTCTCGGATACATCCCAACATGTCCGTGCTGCGCTTGGTACCCAGATCAGTGGCCTGGCTCCTATCCTTGGAAAGCAAGAGTACGTCAGTCAGTCTTTGCGAACAGGGCCTCGATTCTAATTTCCCTCTCAGAACTATCGACCACCTTCTCCCCATGTTCCTCCAGATGCTTAAGGACGAGTTCCCGGAGGTTAGGCTCcacatcatctccaagcttGAGCTCGTGAACCAAGGTCAGTCGCAGAACTCATCATGTATGATATGAAGCTGACGTAATGCAGTCATTGGTATCGACCTCCTCTCACAGTCACTTCTTCCCGCAATTGTACAACTCGCCGAGGATAAGCAATGGCGAGTAAGACTTGCGATTATCGAGTACATCCCTCTCCTCGCCAGTCAACTGGGCGTTCAATTCTTCGATGAGAAGCTCAGCAATTTGTGCATGGGCTGGCTGGGAGATACCGTTTTCTCTATCCGTGAAGCCGCTACTCACAACCTGAAGAAGCTCACTGAGgtctttggtgttgagtgGGCAAGCGAAGCTATCATCCCCAAGGTTATGGCTATGGGTAACCACCCTAACTACCTTTACAGGATGACCACCTGTTTTGCTATTTCGGTGATTATTGCCCTTTCCTGAAACTGTGAGCCCAAACTGACTCTTTTACAGACATTGGCGAGCGTTGTGAGCATGGATGTGATTGCCAAGTCGATCCTCCCTATGCTCGACAAGCTGGTCACTGACGATATCCCCAACATCCGTTTCAACGTGGCCAAGACATACCGCGTCCTCATCAATGTGCTTCGACGTCTGCCAGACGAGGGTACCCTGTATGATCTGGAGAAGCAGGGCAGTGAGATCACACCGTCGCCTCGGGGCTCGGAGCTGATCCAACAAAGAGTTGTTCCTAACCTGGAGAAGTTGCAAAAGGACGACGACGTGGATGTGCGATACTTTGCGACGACAGCAGCTGCCGAGATCTCGGGACCCATTGCTGGCGGGGAGCCTATGAATACATCGCCATAGATGAGAGACGTAATGAAGCAATAATCATTGTCGAGACAGATTTTGTCTGCTTTTTGTTTTGTCCCGTCCATATCGCTAcagaaagagagaaagacaAACAGAAGCTATGAAGTCGTACGTTGCATAGTAGAAGCTACTAGTTGGAGCTGGACATTGCTGCGCTGAGTTGAGTCAAGATGAGAAAGGGGAATGTTCTGCAAAATATGCGATACACAAAAGCTTGATGCGGAGCCTCTGAAAGGGGTAAGGAGACGGACTCAGATGAAGCTTTGGGATCACGAAAATGGGGAGGAGTCCAAGAGGGATAGTCCAAGCATTGACACGAGTCCAAATACCATTGTATGATACAACAAGAGCTCTCAGAGGTGAATGATATTGACTGTTTAGAATAGGTGCTGGAGCCAGCACAGAGTGATGATGGGTATCTTTTTTTTGTTCTTCAAACTACACTGCATCTATATCTTTTATACCCTGCGGAAGCAGAGCGTACTGATTGTTTGGCCTTTGTGGCCTCCAAAGCTGAAGGAACGATATTCAACTCTGCCAACGACTTGGAACCCTTCTTCGCTGGTCTTTTCGAACCAGCCTCTCAACTCCGTCTCGGTCCAGTTGCAGCTTGTCACCAAGAAGACGCCACCCTTTCGAACAAGGGGTAACACTCGCTCTCGATAACATTCACATAGCCGTCGTCCTTGGGCATCTTTCTCGTCGCTTAGAGAGATGGCATCGAAGGTACCCTTGTCCAGTACCACATCCCAGCCCTCGGTCTGCTCGCCGTTGAGGACAGGGCTGTATGGTCCAGCTATAAGATCCCACTCTTCGAATTCGACAGGCTTCTCAAGGTCGTCTTTTGTGGTGGCAATTTGTCTCGCGAGTGCAATGCTTTGGGGGCTGTAGTCCACGCCAAGAGCTCGTGCAGACCAATCCTCTTCGCGcagggagaagagaagagaaccGTTGCCGCAGCCAAGATCGAGAAAGGTGGTGGTGTCGTGGGAGAGGACAGGCGAGTCTGGGTCAGAGGGGTCAAGCAGACCGTCtaggaactcaaggatcttTGCTTCAGCATCTGAATCGTCAAACCAAACAGTTCCGATGTCGGAGGGATCAGCGGTGTGGTTTGTTATCTCATTCGTGTAAAGGTCATCCCAGCTGTAGGGGCAGAGTGTTAGTTGCAGTTCGAAAGAGACAGGCGAAGGGAGATGGTAGGTACTATTGTTTTGTGCCAAGCTTTGACGGCTCAAGGTGCTGGGGCTTTTCGTTTGAGGACATTGTGGAAGAGTTGTTTTGGGCTTCGAGAGGAATGAAGCTATTCAGGATCTTTTGATCCATTGACATTAACAATGACAATGATGGTATATTTTGTGGTGGGGGTATCGAAGAAATGTCCAAAAGGAGCAGGCGGTGAAGGTGGGGTAATTCTTCATGTGCTACCTTAAGGTACAGGCGCAGGTACCTTCTCAGAAACCTGAAAGTGTAACGTATAGACTATAGGAGATGTCCATGATAGATTTAGGTAAGGTAGTGTTCATACACACCGAGTCAAGGCATTCAAAATCCATCAAACATGTCACAAATTCTCTCAGAAGAGTTTTAGTAGTAGGGCAGAACCTGAGAACTAAAGTTCTTGCGGACACTTCTTAAGTATAAATCTCATACCTTGAGGATATAGAGACTAGTCATATACAGGCAGACAGACGTTGCTGATGAATTTGATAGAGTTGGTTGATCACCAGGTACTGTAGAT encodes the following:
- a CDS encoding protein phosphatase 2 (formerly 2A), regulatory subunit A (At least one base has a quality score < 10), which produces MQAVESLNKICTELSSQQVEEYFIPLTIRLAKADWFTSKVSGCGLFTTPYNKVSPPVQEQLRQQFGLLVHDETPMVRRQAATNLAKFVKEMPATIVVDEMIPLFQHLAQDDQDSVRLLTVEVLISIAEAVPQGATGQPWCVADSSTQFDRGQELESPIHDRRSIAKAVDEEVVSRDLVPAFVKLLKDNEAEVRTAIAGQIPGFCALVDRNVLLNDIMGSIEDLVSDTSQHVRAALGTQISGLAPILGKQETIDHLLPMFLQMLKDEFPEVRLHIISKLELVNQVIGIDLLSQSLLPAIVQLAEDKQWRVRLAIIEYIPLLASQLGVQFFDEKLSNLCMGWLGDTVFSIREAATHNLKKLTEVFGVEWASEAIIPKVMAMGNHPNYLYRMTTCFAISTLASVVSMDVIAKSILPMLDKLVTDDIPNIRFNVAKTYRVLINVLRRLPDEGTLYDLEKQGSEITPSPRGSELIQQRVVPNLEKLQKDDDVDVRYFATTAAAEISGPIAGGEPMNTSP
- a CDS encoding phenylalanyl-tRNA synthetase, beta subunit translates to MPTISVDKYKLYEALGQKFTTEEFEDLCFEFGIELDEDTENDERPIVNGEQEPPQLKIEIPANRYDMLCFEGIVTNLNIFRGRIEPPKYRIVEPASGKLESITVKPEAEQVRPYVSGAILRNIKFDKSRYESFISLQDKLHQNLARNRTLVSIGTHDYDTIKGPFTYEALPPKDIKFIPLNQTKEMDSAELMNFYENDKHLGRFLHIIRDSPVYPAIYDSNRVVCSLPPIINGDHSKITLDTTNVFIEITATDLTKLDIVTDIMVTMFSMYCSEPFTVEPVQINSDHNNQTRVTPNLKPRVAEVEIDYLNSCTGLTESPESLCKLLSKMSYTSTPSTKDSNILEVAIPPTRADVLHQCDVMEDLAVCYGYNNLPRTAPSRSATVGAPLLVNKLSDIIRIEAAVAGWSEVMPLILCSHDENFAWLNRKDDGNTVVRLANPKTAEYQVVRSTLLPGLLKTIRENKGHSVPMKIFEVSDVVFKDESQERKARNERHFAAAWYGRTSGFEVVHGLLDRVLLMLRTAFLTHEEGLSGKSVDFEVKENPSKPDGYWIEELDDATFFAGHAASVYLRLGGKERRIGEFGILHPTVLEKFDLKYPVSTLEINLEVFL